From Geotalea uraniireducens Rf4:
TGCAATCGGTGATGGGCAAAGGCAAGAGGGGAAAATCCAGCTGACCCCTCCCTTTCACCCTATTTTTGCAACGGCCTGAAGCAGTTCATCAAGGGTGATCCCTTGATGAACTGCCGAAGCAAAAGCCTCTTCACCTTCCCTTCGGTACAGGTCAAAACGGGGAGTACGTTCCCCGCCCGGTTCTGCAACTATTTTCACAATAATTATCCCCACCTGCGCCAGCTGGGGCTGGGAACAGGAATTGGGACAACCGGAAATGGCCCAAGTGAGCGATTCCCCCTGCGGCCCAAGGGCTTTAATTATTGCACGGCTAATGTCACGCGTGGGTCCTAGTCCCATCCTGCACTCGTGGCTCCCCGGACAGACGCGAAAATTCACCAGCGCCCCCGGCTCCGCTCCGTTTAGCCCCTTTTCAACGAGTGCGGCTTCGACCTTGCCGATATCGGCCCGTTCATCCAGAAGAAAAGCCACGTTTTGATCACAGGTCAAGACCATGAAGCCTCCGGCAAACTGCGCTGCAATGCCACACAAATCGCGCAGCCGACCCGCTTCAAGCTCACCTGCAAATACGTGCACTTCAAGCCTCTGCGGTCGACCCTTCTCAACCACAGGCGTGAGACACTTGTCGCAGCCGTCGATAAGCGGCAGTGTGGCGTCCCGGTCGACCTCTTCTCCAAGACGCCGAATGAACTCCTCCCTGCCGATTTCACGCAACAGGTGCTTGAGACGCTTGCCTGCCGGGGTATGACGCCTGTAAATCCGTATTATTCCTTCGAGGAGGGGAATAATGCGGGCCTCCGGGACGCGTTCTTCGAGAAGGAAGGCGGGCTGGGGTTCGCGACCGAGTCCACCCGCAACCCAGACATCATAGAGAGCCCCGTCTCCGTCATTCCCCGCATAAACCAGGCCCGCATCCTGAATCAGGTGCCGTGAGCCGTCGTATCCCGCTTCAACGCCGATCTTGAATTTCTTGGGGAGATCCTCAAAGTGGGGGTTGAGGGTGAAATGGTGGTGCAGCTTCCTCGCCAGCACCTGGACAGTCGGGAACTCGGCTGCAAAGGGGGTGCTGCAGACAATGCCTCGCACTGCCCCGCCGCATGCGCCACGCGTGGTGAGCCCGACAGCCGCCAGCATGCGCATGACCTCCGCGAGGTATTCGCCTTTCAGCCAGTGGAACTCGATGCTTGCCCGTGAGGTCAGGTGGATGCCGCCACCGGCAAACCGCTCTGCAATCTCACAGACCTTGAGCGCCTGTTCAGCAGAAAGCACCCCGCCCGGCACCTTGACCCGCAGCATAAAAGCCTCAGTCTGCCGTTGTTCGTACACACCTTCAAGCCTCAATTCCCGGATGTTTAACTTCATTGTTCACCTCTCAAAATAGCACTCAGCCCGGCTGCTTTGCATTTTGTGACGATTTCCTAAAAAATTATTCGAACAACACTACAGTTTATGATAAATAATCCGATACTTATCCCATAGCGATTCATTAAACACCACCAGAATAAGGAGGCAGTAATGCTGAAAAAACTCGTTCCGCTTTGCCTGCTGGCTTGTATAGCCCTTGCCGGCTGCAGTTCAGCAAACAAAATCACCAAGGATCTTCTCATCTCATCCGAACCGCCTGGTGCCACTGTCTTCCTGGACGGAGACAAAATCGGCGAAACGCCGCTGAAAGTCCAGACTTTTTTCACCTGGAACAAGGATGAACTCTACAACTCCCTTCTCAGAAGGGTGATCCAGGTTAAAAAGGATGGGTACGAATCCCAAGTGCGCGACCTGTATCCCATTGACATGCCCACCATCCAGTTTCTATTAAACCATGAAAATACGAAAGGTGATGCAAAATGATAAATATCCGATCACTCATAGTTCTGTCGCTGTTTCTTTTTCTCGCCGGTTGCGGCACCTACAGCTCTTTTACCGTCAAATCCGCCCCGAGCGGAGCGGATATCCTTGTTGACGGCACGGTCATGGGAAAAACTCCGGCCACCATCAAGGTGCCTTTTCCGGAAAACAATCAACTCGTAAGGGAAAAGAAGATCGTTTCCGTGAAGCTCAAGGGTTACAAAGAAGCAAAGGAAATCCTCTGCTATGAGGGAGATACCGGCAAGCTGCTCAACTTTGAACTTGTGGCTGAACCGGGAAGCGATGTCACAGCCCAGGTAACGGCGCCGCATGCGGAACTGGAGAAAAAAGCCGCCCTGGAAGCCGGCATCAAATAACAAACCGTAAATTATGCCGTGAAAAAAGGCCTTGGAAACATCCAAGGCCTTTTCTAATCCTGCTGCCCGCGAGGACAATGCAGTGTGGAAACGCTCGTTCGATCATCAGAAATATAGAAAAAACCCGTTAATAAAATAGACGATTCCGACAAGTCCCACCGCCACGCCGATCAGCCAGATATATTTCTTCTTCACCAGCGCGGCAACAGAAGAAAGAAGAATGGCTATCTGCAGGAATATTACCGCGATGCCAAAGGCCTGCACATGTTTCTGGGCATCATCGCGGATACCCTCGTACCCTTTCGCCGCCTTTTGTATTTCAGCCTTTTCCTCTTCATATTTAGCTATTTTCCTGGCGTACACGTCTATCTTTTTCCCATATTCCTCGGCTGCCGTTCGGGGGAGTTTTGTCCCGAGGGTTTTCAGCTCAAGCTCCAGCTTTTCTTTCTGCATCTCGTACAGATACCCCTTGATGCTCTTGGACTGAAAATATGCCCATTGGTCCGACGCCTGGGTCTGACTCATAACCGAGCGGGTAGAAAACCCACCACCTTTAAAGGTTGAGAGCGTGGCGCAAACCGCCAGGATAACAGTACTAAGGGCAAGATAATTCAGCCAGGACTCTTTCTTTTCTTCCGCCATCAATGCCTCCTTTGCTTAGCACGGGGTGGCTCCCGCTTCTCTAAAATAATCGGCTGTTTATTATAATGAAAATCGACCGGCTGGTAAATGTTTACATTGAACGAGGATAGAAATACATATTTCTTGTAGCAAACATCAATTCTCTCATTATTTGACTTTAGTCAATGACCGGTAGAGATGCCGGCATTAGCTTGTATTCAGCACCTCTGGTGTCAGGGCTAATAATATGCCCGTAATTGCCAGACCTGATTGATGTTTGGCAAACATTTGCTAATCTTACCAATGCTATTACTCCGGCAATTAAACATCACAATCCTGATGTAGGGGCACGGCGTGCCATGCCCCGATTGGGCGAGGCAAGCCTAGCCCCTACCGTTCATATGTTTAATAGCCGCAGTAATACCGAGCTAATGGGTGAAAAGCCATGCAAATAGCCGCTATTCCAGCGGATCGGGAATTTCCGCGAATGTAATTCCAATTTCAAATCAAGGATGAAATCAAGGCGGCGAGGAATGAGGCGACGAAGACGTACAGATAGTACGTTGAGGAGCCGAAGACGAGCCAACGAAGATAGCGCCTTGATTTGGAATTGGAATAACAGGTATCGAGACGTAGCCGGACAATCTATAGCAAAGAAAGGAGTAAAAACCGTATGTGGAAAAAGAACCTTGTCGTACTGGCGGCAATCGGAGGGGCAATGCTGGCCATCGCCCTTCCAACGTCATCAACCGCTGCAAAAGCAAAACCGGCCGCCAAGACAAAGTGGGACGGCAAAACCTGTTACACCTGCCATGATGACATCAAGGCGCTCAAGGAAGGGACGAAGCATGCAAAACTGGGTTGTGACGTATGTCATGATGAACTGAAAAAGCACCTGGACAGTGGCGGCGAGGTGAAACCGGTAACCAGAATCGATCAGACCGTATGCGGCAAATGCCACAAGGATCAGTTTGAAAGCTTCTACAAGGTGGATTATGAGGGCCAGGCACGCAAGGAAAAAGGGGTTCCGACCGGACGGTCCCCCATGATGGACAAGCTGCTCGCACCCTATGGCTTCACATATGAGCACAATGAGCCGCGTGGCCACGCCTTCATGGTTACCGACCAGTTCGTCGTCGACCGCTTTGCCGGCGGCAGGTTCCAATACAAGAAACGCTGGTGGGACGTGGACGCTGTCGGAAAAACCTGGAATATCCTTGAAGACAAGGGACCGGATTTCAAGATGGGTGAAACCGCCAAAGCCGGCAACCCCACCTGCATCCAGTGTAAGACCTCCGACCATATCCTGAAGTGGAAGTTCCTTGGAGACAAAGATCCGCGGGCCAAGTGGGATAGGACCTCCGACATCATTGCCGTTGCCAAGGATACCAACAATATTATGGGGTGTATCCACTGCCACGACCCCCACGGCGCCCAGCCGCGTATCGTCAGGGATGAGTTGATAAACGAAATTGACAAGGGAGCAAAGATGTTCTCCGGAAAGGACGGCAAAACCGATCTGAAAGTAATCTCCTTCCGCGAGGGCTTTCGCAAGATCGGCGTCATGCAGAAAGTCGATTCACGCATGATGTGCGCCCAGTGTCATGTGGAATACGCATGCGGCAAAGGTTTCGAGTTCAACAGCGGCAAGGGCATCGGCTACGACGACCAGCGGACCAACCACATGCCCCTCAAGCAGGTAAATGATCTTTTGACGCACTACAAGAGGCTCAACTTCTACGACTTCAAGCATGCGGTCACCGGTGCACGGCTGGTAAAGCTACAGCACCCCGAGGCCGAAACCTACTCCGGCAGCGTTCATGATCGGAACGGCATAAAATGCGATGACTGTCACATGCCAAGAATGAAGGACAAAAGAGGAAAGCTCTTCACCTCCCACATGGTTATCAAGCCACGCAACCATGTAAAAGAAGCCTGTCTGCGCTGCCATCCCGATTCCACTGTCGAAAAGAAACTTTACCAGATCGATGCAATCCAAAACTACATCAAAGGGAAGATGCGCAAGTCAGAGTACTGGCTGGGACAGTTAATCGACACTTACGCCGAAGCAAAGCGTTTTGGCGTGGATGAAACGACACTGGCCAAAGCCAGGGAAAAGCACGAAGAAGCCCATGTGCTCTGGGAATGGTGGACCGCCGAGAACAGTGATGGATTCCACAATCCAGACCTGGCCCGCGATAGCCTGGCAGCCTCCATCACCGCATCCAAGGAAGCCGTAGCGCTTCTGAATAAGGCTATCGAGGAAAAAACCAAAAAACCGTAACAGTTGCTGCTTGCCCATCCGGAAAAGCCTCGCTCCCGTCAATCGGTGCGAGGCTTTTGTTTGTCACAACAGGTCACTTCCCGAGCTCCAGAATGGTAGCTAATTAGATTTTAATAATTATTTTTCATGGGCATTGCGATTTAGAGCGAATGATTTAAACTATTATTTCATAAACATTATCGGCCTTTATGCGCCTCGGAATAAACGGAAAGTGTATGAGTATACCACTAAGGGTGTTAATTGTTGAAGACTCTCCTGATGATGCTGAACTCCTCTTGCGGGAATTGCGGCACGGTGGATTCGATCCGTCTTTCCAGCGGGTCGATACTGCGGAGGGCATGATGTCAGCCCTTGAAGATCAGACGTGGGACATTGTCATTACAGACTACGTCATGCCGCACTTCAACGGCATGGCCGCCTTGAACTTGCTTCAGGAGAAGGGGCTCGACCTGCCGTGCATAATCGTCTCCGGTAAAATCGGCGAGGATGCAGCGGTGGAAGCCATGCGCGGCGGCGCCCACGATTATTTTGTCAAGGGGCAGCTGGCGCGCCTTATACCCGCCATCAAACGAGAGCTGGTCGAAGCAAGGATACGACAGGAGAGGAAGCGGGACGAAGAAATTCTGCGGCAGCAACTGGCAGCCATGGAAAGTTCACTGGACGGCATGGCGACCATCAACCGTAGCGGCGAATTCATCTATCTTAATCACGCCCATGCCGAAATCCATGGATACGACACCCCGGAGGAACTCATCGGCAAAACATGGAAGGGCCTCTATGAGGAAAGAGAGGTCAGGAGGTTTGAAAACGAGATATTGCCGATCCTATGCCTGAACGGCAAATGGCGGGGAGAGGCAACGGGAAAGAAGAGGAACGGGACTCCTTTCCCCGAGGAGATATCCCTTGCCCTCATAGAGGGAGGAGGGATTGCCTACATCGTCCGGGACATTTCCGAGAGGAAGGAGGCAGAAGAGAAGCTCCGGTACATGAGCACCCACGATGCACTCACCGGCCTCTACAATCGGGCCTATTTCGATGAAGAACTGGCGAGGCTGGAAAAGGGGCGACAGTTCCCGATCAGCATCGTGATGTCGGACGTGGACGGCTTGAAGGCGGTGAATGACAAGATGGGGCATGCACATGGAGATGCATTACTGAAACAGGCCGCCAAGGCGTTGAAGGAAGTCTTTCGGGCTGAAGATGTAGTAGCCAGGATTGGAGGCGACGAGTTTGCCGCGCTACTCCCCAGTACCGACGCTGCAGCCGTCAAGGAAATCATAAATCGGCTGAAAAAGAGCCTGGCCCACCACAACGAAGCCAGCTCTGCAAGCTCTGCCCCTCCCCTGAGCCTGTCAGTTGGAGTAGCCATTGCAGAGAACGGAGAAAAACTGATCGATACCTGGAGATTGGCGGATGCACGCATGTACCTTGACAAACGATCGAGAACCAGCAGAAGCACGACTAAAGGCCCGCAAGCAGAACCGCCACGGAAGACCAAGCCCTGATCCCTCGAAACTTGCAACACGACTTATTCCAATTTCAAATCAAGGATGAAATCAAGGCGGCGAGGACTGAGGCGACGAAGGCCCTCACCCGGCCTTTGGCCACCCTCTCCCAGAGGGAGAAGGTAAACAGTATCCTCTCTCTCTCTGGGAGAGAGATAGAGTGAGGGGTACGTTGAGGAGCCGAAGACGAGCCAACGAAGCGCCTTGATTTGGAATTGGTATTATAATCCGGCTACTATCTTCCAGCCACCGAATTCCTTCTTCAGCCGTAGCGTTTCTTTTCCTTCCAGCTTCAGAGTTTTTCCCCTGATAACGACCTTCAGTCCATAGGTCCCGGAAATATCGGCACTGTTCCCTTTTATGTCGATCGTAAACCCGTCGGAACGATAATCGATCTGGTCGAACAGGGCAAAGT
This genomic window contains:
- a CDS encoding nitrite/sulfite reductase, with the protein product MKLNIRELRLEGVYEQRQTEAFMLRVKVPGGVLSAEQALKVCEIAERFAGGGIHLTSRASIEFHWLKGEYLAEVMRMLAAVGLTTRGACGGAVRGIVCSTPFAAEFPTVQVLARKLHHHFTLNPHFEDLPKKFKIGVEAGYDGSRHLIQDAGLVYAGNDGDGALYDVWVAGGLGREPQPAFLLEERVPEARIIPLLEGIIRIYRRHTPAGKRLKHLLREIGREEFIRRLGEEVDRDATLPLIDGCDKCLTPVVEKGRPQRLEVHVFAGELEAGRLRDLCGIAAQFAGGFMVLTCDQNVAFLLDERADIGKVEAALVEKGLNGAEPGALVNFRVCPGSHECRMGLGPTRDISRAIIKALGPQGESLTWAISGCPNSCSQPQLAQVGIIIVKIVAEPGGERTPRFDLYRREGEEAFASAVHQGITLDELLQAVAKIG
- a CDS encoding PEGA domain-containing protein — encoded protein: MLKKLVPLCLLACIALAGCSSANKITKDLLISSEPPGATVFLDGDKIGETPLKVQTFFTWNKDELYNSLLRRVIQVKKDGYESQVRDLYPIDMPTIQFLLNHENTKGDAK
- a CDS encoding PEGA domain-containing protein; amino-acid sequence: MINIRSLIVLSLFLFLAGCGTYSSFTVKSAPSGADILVDGTVMGKTPATIKVPFPENNQLVREKKIVSVKLKGYKEAKEILCYEGDTGKLLNFELVAEPGSDVTAQVTAPHAELEKKAALEAGIK
- a CDS encoding DUF4337 domain-containing protein — its product is MAEEKKESWLNYLALSTVILAVCATLSTFKGGGFSTRSVMSQTQASDQWAYFQSKSIKGYLYEMQKEKLELELKTLGTKLPRTAAEEYGKKIDVYARKIAKYEEEKAEIQKAAKGYEGIRDDAQKHVQAFGIAVIFLQIAILLSSVAALVKKKYIWLIGVAVGLVGIVYFINGFFLYF
- a CDS encoding ammonia-forming cytochrome c nitrite reductase subunit c552; the encoded protein is MWKKNLVVLAAIGGAMLAIALPTSSTAAKAKPAAKTKWDGKTCYTCHDDIKALKEGTKHAKLGCDVCHDELKKHLDSGGEVKPVTRIDQTVCGKCHKDQFESFYKVDYEGQARKEKGVPTGRSPMMDKLLAPYGFTYEHNEPRGHAFMVTDQFVVDRFAGGRFQYKKRWWDVDAVGKTWNILEDKGPDFKMGETAKAGNPTCIQCKTSDHILKWKFLGDKDPRAKWDRTSDIIAVAKDTNNIMGCIHCHDPHGAQPRIVRDELINEIDKGAKMFSGKDGKTDLKVISFREGFRKIGVMQKVDSRMMCAQCHVEYACGKGFEFNSGKGIGYDDQRTNHMPLKQVNDLLTHYKRLNFYDFKHAVTGARLVKLQHPEAETYSGSVHDRNGIKCDDCHMPRMKDKRGKLFTSHMVIKPRNHVKEACLRCHPDSTVEKKLYQIDAIQNYIKGKMRKSEYWLGQLIDTYAEAKRFGVDETTLAKAREKHEEAHVLWEWWTAENSDGFHNPDLARDSLAASITASKEAVALLNKAIEEKTKKP
- a CDS encoding sensor domain-containing diguanylate cyclase; the encoded protein is MSIPLRVLIVEDSPDDAELLLRELRHGGFDPSFQRVDTAEGMMSALEDQTWDIVITDYVMPHFNGMAALNLLQEKGLDLPCIIVSGKIGEDAAVEAMRGGAHDYFVKGQLARLIPAIKRELVEARIRQERKRDEEILRQQLAAMESSLDGMATINRSGEFIYLNHAHAEIHGYDTPEELIGKTWKGLYEEREVRRFENEILPILCLNGKWRGEATGKKRNGTPFPEEISLALIEGGGIAYIVRDISERKEAEEKLRYMSTHDALTGLYNRAYFDEELARLEKGRQFPISIVMSDVDGLKAVNDKMGHAHGDALLKQAAKALKEVFRAEDVVARIGGDEFAALLPSTDAAAVKEIINRLKKSLAHHNEASSASSAPPLSLSVGVAIAENGEKLIDTWRLADARMYLDKRSRTSRSTTKGPQAEPPRKTKP
- a CDS encoding nuclear transport factor 2 family protein — translated: MLMIGCDGQSADRQALHSVALQRQQALRNKDINLYLTLLSHDYLDKGQDFTAKKKELESNFALFDQIDYRSDGFTIDIKGNSADISGTYGLKVVIRGKTLKLEGKETLRLKKEFGGWKIVAGL